The Cydia splendana chromosome 8, ilCydSple1.2, whole genome shotgun sequence genome contains a region encoding:
- the LOC134792721 gene encoding protein lin-7 homolog C, with translation MSTTGEQLTLARDIKRAIELLEKLQQSGEVPATKLAALQKVLQSDFLNAVREVYEHVYETVDIQGSADIRASATAKATVAAFAAAEGHAHPRVVELPKTEEGLGFNVMGGKEQNSPIYISRIIPGGVADRHGGLKRGDQLLSVNGVSVEGENHEKAVELLKQAVGSVKLVVRYTPKVLEEMEMRFDKQRTGRRRTNYN, from the coding sequence ATGAGCACTACGGGGGAGCAGTTGACCTTAGCCAGGGACATAAAGAGAGCCATTGAGCTGCTCGAGAAGCTGCAACAAAGTGGTGAAGTGCCAGCTACTAAACTCGCTGCCTTGCAGAAGGTGTTACAAAGTGATTTCCTGAATGCTGTTCGAGAGGTTTACGAGCACGTCTACGAGACTGTAGATATCCAGGGCTCGGCTGACATTAGAGCTTCAGCCACTGCAAAGGCGACCGTGGCAGCATTCGCAGCCGCCGAAGGCCATGCTCATCCCAGGGTTGTAGAACTCCCGAAAACCGAGGAAGGTCTAGGTTTTAACGTAATGGGCGGTAAGGAGCAAAACTCCCCTATTTACATCTCCAGAATCATCCCTGGTGGCGTTGCTGATCGTCATGGAGGACTGAAAAGGGGAGACCAGCTGCTGTCAGTGAACGGCGTGTCCGTGGAAGGTGAGAACCACGAGAAAGCTGTAGAGCTACTAAAGCAGGCTGTTGGCTCTGTAAAGCTGGTAGTCAGATACACTCCCAAAGTTCTGGAAGAGATGGAAATGAGATTTGACAAGCAGAGGACTGGTCGCAGACGAACCAACTACAATTAA